The Halichondria panicea chromosome 8, odHalPani1.1, whole genome shotgun sequence DNA segment AGTAATAGGCTAGACTCGCTGGCCACTCCCATCATCACTATCTTGAGGattgggactggtcaactgccaATCTGCGAGTTGTTCTCATTACCGAAATCGGTAATGACCAATCACAGTGCAGAAGCACtgtcatgtgacatatttCGCCCACATAATTTGTTGTAGTTGGGCTGGGTCTTATGTTGTATTAGATAAACCACGGGACATAACCCACATTCACCTGATAGTTACGCAACTTTAGTCAACCGCACAAACCACaaaatgatgtcatacaactAATTAAAATTCCACAAGAACAACTCGCAGATtggcagttgaccagtcccaatCCTCAAGATAGTGATGATGGGAGTGGCCAGCGAGTCTAGTAATAGGCTGGGTGGCTTTTGATCGTGACAGAGGGTTGGGTACACTCTTGTCAGGCCCATTACTATGAATGTGGGGAGTGAAattagctaagcctaaggtcaGTCAAGTGGTTCgatccttcactggcctcccctgaagatACGGCGGAtgattagcgcatgcgcatgtatAACCTAATTGTTTCTTagaaaaaaatcggcctgggaacagctttgatattagcctcgatcccagcccctctcaattgagagcggcctggaatcgaggctactttgatatagtctcatgaatcagccgccgttccttTGGAACCACCaaaggtcggacatcacttgaactttcactaattatgaccttttaatgacattccaggccaaattgcttttcgtttttgttGGCTCAGCAGTAGCGTCTACTGTACTTctgcttttttttttttggggggggggggaagaagccccttaaataattatacacatgtgaAGCAATAGAAAtataaaaaataaataaattgAGAGGAATGGAATTATGATTTAAACAGTTCAGTTTATGTCTATCTCGGCTGTGACCAGGTCAATAGAGGGCGGAGTTTTGGAAGCATGTCCAATACTTGAACGAGCACCTCTAATGCATTGAATAGCTGATCGGAGAAGAGAGAAGGTAAGGCGGCAGCGGAGCCAGGCCAGGGTGGTTGAGTATGATTGCTCCCATTTGTCAGCAAGACACGCGGATAACCTTTTGTAAAAAGTAGTGGCTTCCGTGGCCAAGCCTCCAGTGGCAGACAATACAAGTGGAGTGAATGACGAGTGTTCTACTTCTCTCACTCTCTGTTCATATGCCCTCTTTTtgatgtaccgtatatcttctaatttatcggacacttctaattacccggacactcttttgggcaattttcgttgttctaatacaacggacactccagtactttaatattacatttattctaaatatccggacaatatcttgaaagttgagttaccattcatagacggcaagtaagacttggagtgctgcagttagatagctttgagtagctagttttagatagttagtgcaactattcagtcgtaacttgttctattaaacttagctagctcgcatgcagctgcttgcttgttctaattattccggacacttcgcatgctctataaaaatctgttccaattatacccggacaatttccaaaataattattttttgctgtccgataaattagaagatatacggtacttctGCTAGTCTCTATtttagccgccctctaaaagttgggcggcctaatcgcgagtctatgttatagagggcgactgattcatgagacaataTTTATGCACGGTTTCTGTCGCTGATTCTGTTGACAactagttgtgtttggtgtctgtGATGAttactggacctaaccctatcagcacataatacccatactagctagatctgcctagatccagtcatgttctactgctgagtcagcaaaaacgaaaagcaatttggcctggaatgtcattaaaaaaaaggtcataattagtgaaagttcaagtgatgtccgacctcctctgccaCAGTACCaaggaacggcggctgattcatgagactagcttTGATAAAGGGTCATTCGTATACGTacatcaggggcgtagccagacttttgagacaggggtttCTACAGAAAAATCAGCGGCGCGATAGCggcgcgaaatttttgtggccacgcccacttccggtaccacaccctcttgattggggcacacctactgttattgactattgttcatgacttttttacatgtttgtgacaagctagctagctatagacgtaacatactaggcatgcaggtgccaattgtgtattgctagtctagctgagcaacaattaaatgtcatttacctgagaggtttcatgtggctgagattgttctaaacttgtacacttcctgaataaagttgtgcttagagctgagtctgagaatactggagcattcaggattgatactagatctagaacttaagtcttggtcttctttgtttgaggtagctagctagctgagactaacttagctgagacaaagccaaagtgaaacgcttcacggtgctgctctgattattgatttgcagccacgtgtgaaaagatgggcagggctgcatgatttcaattatagggagccctgcccaattttctcagcagctcctgggggggtttctgggcaaccaggaaacaatggtagctacgcccctgtacATGACTAGAACTATGGAGTCGTTGTTGACAGTTTTGAGTGGATTGGCACCCTTTGCTTTAGTGTTTGGCCTCATAGGAGTGTTAGTGGCAGTCGTACTGGGTGTAAGGTTTGACAGGAGACAGCAGAAGAAGATATGGAAAGTCAAAAATGAGGTAAAATCACACCTAAACACCTAATTATTTACAGCTTGTCAGTCGTATTAAACCCCACAGGAGTGTCCTGGAGCAAATGAGGTCTTCCCTAATTTGCCCAACTTCAGACagtgtggtggtggtgggcTTGTCACAGCCGACGGCCGCAAGGTTCGAGAAGGAAGGCTCTTCAGATCATCTCGTACTGACTTCCTGACGGCCGCTGAGAAGACACACTTTAGAGAGCTGGGAATTAAGTCGATTATCGACCTGAGACATATCGATGAGTACCGTAAGGCCAACGGAGCCAAATTGTTGGACAATATCTACCCTGTGTGTGTTATGAAGAAAGGAAAGGTTAAAGTCTTCCGTAGCAAGAGCTCTGCTGACTCGGCACCTTTTGGACAGCGCTATCTTATCAATATGATGACCTTGGACTTCATTTTCAATATTTTACGAAAAGTCAACATTTTAATTCGATACTCTTCACTGCTGATGCTGATTGTTGACAAGGCATTTGATGTTCACCTCTTCATGCGATTCTACAACTGGAAGATTCTCAACACAAGAACAATGCATGATCAATATGTCGACTTGCTGGAGTTTAGCAAATCTGCTGTAGCTGATATTCTACAGATTATAATCGACAAGTCTCCTGCGCTGGTGCACTGTGCTCACGGGAAGGATAGGACGGGGGTGGTGGTTGCTATGATACTCGGCTGTTTGGGAGTGAGTGACGAGGACATTGCTCAGGACTATGCCATGTCTTACGTAAGTTTGTCAATTTTGACTAACTATTAGTACAATACGTTACTGACCCTCTCTCCTACAGGCTGGACTGGGTCCCATACGACAACGGCTGCATCAGGAGACCTGTGGTCGCTATGGTTTCAAGGAGGCGTTCACCGGAGCAGATGCTGAGACAATGAGACTAGTTCTCAAAGAGATTAGGAAACGGTATTAGTTTTAAATTGTGGGGATAGTTGTAGTTATTgttctctctctgtgtgtgtctgtacagGTATGGGAGTGTGGCTGGCTACCTGGAGGCTGCTGGGTTTGGTGCCAACAAACAGGAAACTCTTAGAAACATTCTGCTagaatagtgtgtgtgtgtgtgtgttgattgTGAATCTGATTTTTTGGCACAATTTTGTTTTGTATTTTCAATGTAAGAGTGATATATACTGCACATAATATTTATAGGCTATTTTTTGGTCTTGTTTAGCTGGTGACCAATCCAGTAGGTGTGTAGTGTGTCCATCATTAGTCCGTCCTGAGTCTTCACCTCACCGCGGTGGCGCAGAATGAAAGCGTCAAATGTAGAGGCAGGAGACCCAACAAATTTATCTGCTCTTTCACAAATACACTGTTCATGAATTCCTAAGAAGTCCATTCGCAATGATTCTCGTGTTTTAGTGAAGTTGAATTCTCTGAAGTTGGTGGAAAAATGAAGCTTGAAACCGGCTTCAAGAAATGGTTGAAACCATTCAATGTTCACATCATTTGTGGCTACATAAACTGGAGCAGATTTAGAGAAATTTCTTTGTATCATTTGGTCTATCCAAAATGCTGGGGCTAATTTTCTGGCCATGTGATCAATTCTACGAACTTGTATTGCATTGTATTTATAGAATCCTCCGAGTTTAGCAGCAACCTTTTCCACAGTTGACCAGACCTCACTATTGTAATGTACATAGTTGACAACCAAATTCTGAGCAGCTAATGCTTTTTCGTAAGTCGAAAATCGAATGTGAATACCAAACAAAGTACCTTTCTCAAAGTACAGCATCTCAGATGGATCCTCATCCAAATCAGTCACATAGCGTACAAGAGGTGAGTTTGTCCTCTCCCCACGAGTTTGTTCTTTAGGGCATTTCTCTCTCCACACTTTCCCAAGTGAAGAAAACTTTTGCTGAGTGAAGAGTGCAACCTCCTCAGTATGCTCTGGCACCCTGTCCATCCAATAGCCCCATCCCCCACTGTGGCAGATATTCCTCCAAGTATTGTGAGAGAAATCGGACAAAAACTGAGGGTGTGTCGTTGTTACTTCAACCACTGGTGTCCCCTTCCTCATTAAGTTTAGATCCATAAACATTGAGAGTGGTAGTAGATCTTCCTGTTGCATCAGATTGTAGCTAACATAGCCGTGGTGTATGTGATGCCCAGCTTTAAttttgttgccaagtgcatgAGGAGCAAGGGGATGCACAACTAATGTACGTTTGAGTAAATTTGCAAGAACCAGAGCATTCTCGAGAGCAATCCTCTGATTGTTCCAGCCATTGCCAGGTGGCTGGTATGACAGATATCTTTGAGGGTTTGATTGTAAGTTCTGCAGCTTTTTGTGGGCGTTTCTTGTTTGCTGTTCTTGGGGGTGGGTAGATTGTTCCACTGTGTTCAGGTTGCACTCACATCTAGTGAAGTTTATATCCACTCCTCTGAGAAACAGCCCTGCTGCCATGAAAAATGCCAGCAACGAAAGGATCGCTAAAACTTTAACTTGTCCCTTCATCTTCATCTCATGCATGCTCAGTGTTCTCTTGCAGAGcttgagcccctcccccctggTCATCCTGTTTTGTTTTGATCTCCACGTGGCTGGCTAGATCAAAGATATATCTTTGCAGAGGCAAGAGTATACCACTATTGATAGAGGTAAACTGAAGACATGAATTATTCAGCTCCTCTTCTCCTCAGGAGCAGATGTGTCCACCATCAAGCTGTGTGGAGCAAAGCAAGACCTCTATTCAGAGAAGAGACCTCACCAAATCAGAGGCAAAGAAACTCAGCAGGTTCAAGCGCTAGCGTTGAAAAATCAAGCAAGAAACACTCAAAGTTTGATTTCAAAAACAAGAAGCTGGTTCGGAACAAACCCAATGACAAAGCTGCAGATGAAGGAGGTGTACTAGATAAATCAAATATGAATATAAGAAAGCGATTTCGAAAAACTGATGTAGAAATCAATGAAGTGACAGCTGAGAAGATGGTCCTGTATAAAGATCGTGAGTTGTGCTGTGATACTACAGCAATCCACTCACTACATGGTGCCCCCATTCTCCAGGAGACATTATAGCCCTGAACAAGCCCAGTGGTATAGCCGTCCACAGTGGCCCCAAGATGAAGAATGACTTGTctcattacctacattactgGCAGGAGAGTGGGCATGAACTACCTGAGCTGGCACATCGCCTTGACAAGTGAGCGGTGTGTGCTTCATTAGTCATAGTCATACCAACTTAACAAGGATTATTTAAGTCCCTTTTTCTTTCAACCTCATTTATCATTGtgatactgcatgcactgacAATTCACTTTTCTTTCCAAACATGCCTCTGAAGTGTTATGTTTGAAGACAGAGTGAGATGTATGATGTGTTTTTTTCCCCCAGAGACACGTCAGGAGTGCTCCTGCTGACTCGCCATACTGACGCTGCTCGGAGACTGGCTCAGCTGTTCAAAGAGCGAGGGATTGTCAAAAAGTATTGGTAAGAGCTGACTTCATCTCATTGACTGACTATGTGAGTATTTATAATTACAGGACAATCACTTTTGGAGTTCCAGACCATTTGGAAGGTAGTGCAATTATTGTTATTCTTAAGGTGCATCTTCTTAGATTCTTTTTCTCAGGTGTGATTCAGATTCCATTGTCTACTAGAAACATTGCAGCTAACGGGAACATGACTAGGGTATGTTATACTCATGTCTCCCTGTACATTGCCTCTGACTGTGTGTTTTAATTACCCATTATTATCATATTATTGTCAGGTAGTGCTACGAGTGGATAAGATGGCCGCCCACAACCCCTCAACTGTGGGGAAGACGTTACCAGGAGGAGTCGCTATGGCCGAGACTGAGTACTCTGTGCTCAGTGTGTGCTCTCTGGCTCCAAAGAGATGTTGTCTCATGGAGGTCACTCCTGTCACAGGTACAGCATGTAATATCTATGTGTCAGCATGAACCTTGGTAACCTGGTGGTTTGATCCGTTTACTGAGTAGCCAATGCAGTGTTTGTATACTAAATAACTGTACCAGTCTATACACATCTCATTAAAGGTTAACCAGTAAGTATGGTAATTAGCTACACCCACTTTTGTACTCTCTATTACTATAAGAACTGTTCCATTATTTTGTTGCAGAATTATGAAACCACGTCTATCTCATACAGGATTCAAGCACCAGATACGAGTTCACTTAGCGGACGGTCTGACGTGTCCCATCCTAGGAGACCACAAGTTTGCCGGCCCAGTCCTCAGAGCCTCTCCTAACCTCAAGAAGAGAGTGGAGGCCATCAGTAAGACCAGTCACCTGCACCTTCATGCTAGGGAGATAGTGATTCCCGGGTACCTGGCGTCAACGGGGAAGCCCCTAGTCATTAAGGCTCCACTCCCAGGATATTTCATAAAGACTTCGAAAGAACAAGGATTGCATGTAAATGTGTCATAACAAGTATTTACTGTCATTCGAATCATTCGAATCAATTCGCACATGTATTGATTCAATAAAAAAAAAGTATTGCACAAACAAAATTGTCAAAACGTCAAcaacctaataattatagtctattaATCTATTGAGAGTTCGAGAATTGGTTGAAGATGTTGGGTGTGTGAGGAAggagtgagggggcggggccaGGGGGGTCTTGACTGTGGtgcttctttttcttcttttcTCTCTTTTCTCCCTTCTCCCTTTTTCGTTTCTCCTTTTTAACCTGTGAAACAAGAGGAACATACTATTATACGTGTATGGGTTGAGTAAGTAGAGACAGAGTACCCAGAATGAAGGCTAAGTGGTATAGAGCTGCTGCAATTGAAAATCGAAAATGACATGCTCGTATTTCAACTAATGGCCTCATAATTTAATATAAGACACAAAGAATACGTCAAAGAGATAGCAAGggcttataaagagaagagggctgCAATTCACAAGCTACCCTATGTAATTATCATAACTTCATATCAGAGGCAGGATATCTACTATataaaatagaatccagttaGTGTGCAAAAGACAAGCATTCCGCACACATGGAGATGAAGTTtaagttgcatgccctcttctctttataagccCTTGGAGATACGGTGTAGCGGGtctattttgagggtataaacttttgtgGAATAGCAGCCGTTTTgcagcatgtatgcatgtgatattatcATGGGTTATGGTAGATGCTTGATCAtcaaaaaccacaaacatttataccctcgaaatatacccgctagcTAAGGCCTTTAACTTAACCATAATTACAAAAGCAGATGTTGTACATACCTTTTTTGGTTTCTTGCCAGGGAAGGTAGACACTCTAGAGTCCACGATATTACCGCCAGGACCAGGGATGAGCTGGGCGGAGGCACTCACTACATATGCAGAGGAGAGGGGAGGAGGAGAGATAGAGATcattatacagtgtacaacTACACTAGAAACAACTATACGAaaaatacgaaaatttccatcATACAAAagtaacccgctatacggtaagtaATACGTGCTGCATTGAAAGGAATATGCAGGCAGCTCCACCCTAAGGACATGGCAGATATTTTAGCACTCGACTCACTGGGATTGGTCACCATAGGTGCACAAGCAGCTGCTGCAAGTATGTCCTTGGCAGGTAGGTGTTGTTTGATCATACCCCCGACTGAGGTGTCCCCTCCGGACATGTAGCTACTGTGAGAGTGTGATAATGTGTGGGGTGGAGCATGTGCTATGTGTGGGGAGATTGATGACATGTCTTGCTTGATAAACGAGTAAGCGTCCGGAGGAACTTTAAACTTTGAAGATGGCATCCCACTGGCTAGTTCTCCACCGTCCCCTCCCTTGTCTAGGTTCTTGTGTTTATGCTTCCTCTTCTTGTGGTGGGGCTTGGCCTCGACTGAGGGAGGGTCCATACGATACATCTCAGGGAGCTGCATAGAGAGGAGAGAGAGCATAgctatcacataattatgtttgttttgACTGGAATTCTACCGGTGCATTATCACAAACGGAGGCGGAATTACTGAAATTTCAACTACATTAGGACTAATACATAGAGGACACTGCACACAAATACGCTATATTATACTATACTTGAAATGCCGAATGGAACTGTAGTATTAACTATGGTGGAAAATACAAGTAATGGGGCTATCTTCCCACAGTGTGCTGTATtgcagtcatgtgatagggAGTATTGAGCACTCACCGGTCCAGGCAGCAGTCGAAATCCAAGCAGAGCCTGCCCAGAAAGAGGGGAAAATTCTTTCCCCCCAATAGTCCTCTGTTCCAGTAGCTGTCTCAGCATTGTGTCTGGCATTCGATCAAACTCTCCGGGTATGTGAGGTAGGAAAGAACTGAGTGTGTCTTTGACCTGTTGGGAGTCCAAGTCTTTGAAAGAGCCCTCGAGATTGTTGAGGGAGACCTTGTTGCTATTCTCCAGTTCTCCTTCAATCGGTGGATCTGTGGGGAAACAGTTGCCATACTCAACCTCAACCAAACCCCCGTAAAGCTAGTGTGATGTCAAAACTCACCTGATGCATTTTGTGATGTCTTGCAGAGGTACAGGTTGGCTTTAGGTATCGATCGTTGTGGTCTCATTGGCTGCATGACGACAGACTGGGTAGCACTGGGTAGGGACTGTAAGGATGTAGCTGGTAGAGTGGTGGGCTGACTCATAGCACTCGAAGTGAACACTCCACCTCCTGTCGACATCACAACCTGTTGCATTGAGCCCATGGGCATCAGAGTGGGCCTGAAGAGTGGCCTGTTCATTCTCTGTCCAGAGTTGGGGTTCATGGTGACCAGGATCTCTCTCTTGAGCTCTACAAATCCACACTAGCTATCTCTCATCACATAGAGTCAGACTGTATTTATCAGGGGGGGTTGATTTGAGAATTTtctactttaatattactttCCTTTAAAGCGAAAGAGAAAGTCAAAGCTCAAGGTTCATGGTCCAAGTTTATAACTTTACACCCAGTTTCGCTTAATAAGCGGTAaacaaaggtcaaaggttaatTGGGCTACTCCCATTCTCGAGTTTCTGTATTGTGTCTGCTCGAAGACTTCATTAACAAGATGACTGATGCTAGCCAGCTCGGTTTCGCCAACCTGCCATTCTTGGCACACAGAAAATCAGTGAAGAAAGGATTCGAGTTCACTCTGATGGTTGTAGGTAAGTTGGGAAGCTTGACAAAATAatactttaatataaaataaTTGTGGTACCATTGTGATTGACTAGAATTAACAGTAGCTAATGTTGTAGAGGTTATCAGTATTGTGCACGTGAGGTCGTGCTTGTCCACAGGGGTGGGCAAACGAGCATTTATTGAGAGTGCATGAAGACtgttatcagatcagagcGACCACACCTAGCTTTTAgtgatgtgtttgtgtggaatgtggtgggagtgtgtgtggaggtatTCTCAACTGAGCAGCTAGTGTTGTGTGGTTATAATACCCGTACTCATGTCAGTAACTTGTTATTGGGACAACCTGACAAtattatggtacatgtatactactgACATCGTACTGTTGCTAATGGCTGTAATTTGGTACGTAGGTCTTAATTGTTATCAAAAGAGCTTTTTAATATCTCAGAACACAAAACATTTGGCTGCTTGCCTAAAGCAGTGAGTACCATGGTCCACTGATATtcacgtactgtacacacacacacacacacacacacacacacacacacacacacacacacacacacacacacacacacacacacacacacacccattaTCCATGTATTCACACTTATACAGGAGAGTCTGGACTAGGCAAGTCCACTCTCGTGCAGTCACTCTTTCTCACCAACTTCTTTGGCAACAAGAACAACCCTCCGGCCATTGGTGAGCTCCATGGAGATTATCAGAGTTGCGTGGTGATAGCACCATATAGTTGAATGTGAAAACATTCATTTTATCTTAACGGGGAGTAATCCCACTGGTTATGGTGTTGACATTTTTTTGTAATACAACTGTAAGTAAGGTGAtagaccccccccccatgtGCAGTGTGTCAGTAATGCTTAAAGACCTCCCccgcatgtacacgtacagtgTGTCAACGTTGCTTAAAGACCTCCCCCTCATATACTGTGTGTGCTTGAAagattacccccccccctcatgTACTGTGCATGCTTGAATGATCCCCTCCTCCCTTTTCCTCTTACAGAGCGTATCAGTCAGACTGTAAGCATTGATGCCACCACTGTGGATATTGAGGAGAAGGGTGTCAAGCTGAGGCTGACTGTTGTCGATACTCCAGGCTTTGGGGACGCCGTCAACAACACTCAATGGTGAGTGTACTGTAGCCTATACATTGTATAGCAGCCAGTTTATTGAGCAATTAAAAGCTGTGTTAATTAGTACGCACTTGGTACTGTATTAAACAATTACACATACCAGCAATTGGCAATTATGTACGTGAACTTGTGTAACCAATGCAGCCAGTTACAGCAAGGAACTCTGTGCAACAAGTCAGTGCATTGAATAACATTGcccttataataattatttcagccATTCAGTGTACGTTTACCACTGTCCCTCACACTTGTAGTTGGCAGCCAGTGATAGACTATGTAAATGAGAAGTACGAGCAATATCTGAGGGACGAGAGTGGTCTAAACAGGAGGAACATCGAGGATCATCGCGTCCACTGCTGCCTCTACTTCATCAACCCAATAGGACATGGGTACGTTCATAGCTGACAAAAGCAGTAGCCTTGTATAGTTTTTTTTCTAAAATTCCAACGTTTTGGTAGTTATCTTTGTAATTTGAGTTTAGAATgcccaatttcaaaactaataGATGCATTCAGTAGCTCTCGTAATAACCTTTCTAATGGTGTGCTCAGATACAATTTCTGTGATTAGTCGAAATCCAGCAATTTCTACAAAAGCAAAGGCCTTGCACTTTTTTCTAAATCTCAGCTGTTTTTGAGAGCccaatttgtgttcagattttccaatttcaaaactaattgatgcattcagTAGCTCTCATAGTGACCTTACCAATGATGTGTTTATATGCAAGTTCTGTGAATAGCTCATGTGATGCGTACACACACTCCCCCGCAGACTAAAGCCACTGGACATAGAGTTCATGAAGCAGCTTCACCACTTGGTCAACATCATCCCAGTGATTGCCAAGGCCGACACTCTGACAGCTCCTGAGCTCAAGAAGCTCAAGCTTAGGGTTATGCAGGAGATTCGTGACAACGGGATCCAGGTTTGTCACGTATATCTGCATCCCTAGCAATGGTTGATGATAGGTACAGCtttgttatacatgtaggtacagcCTAAATAAAAGGCATTTAATGCCTTTTGTTTTTTCAACTGATTTGGCAGCTATCTTTGAAAGCCTGTAATTTTTGTTTGGATTGTccgcattataattatgacattcaTTCTTGCTTATCTGTGTTAGGACAAGCTTTCATTTGGTAGtgtagtcacatgacactgtTGTCTGATATTACAGGTGTACACTGGAGAGGGGGATGACGATGATGAGGCAGAGTTCAGAGAACTGAGGGTGAGCCATGGCTAGTAAATGTGAATTTCTATgcttacattattattattttgtgaactGGTTAACTGCATTAGGTCATTTTGTAATTTTTTGTAATCACagtctataccgtatagcgggtaattttcgtgggcaagctgacctccacgaaattttaacgtaggcatggcttaccggaacgtatgaatgcagtgcaggcaacgagactaaacgaaatttttactcacgaaaaccaccgttttccagataaacgaattttttaccccacgaaaattacccgctatacgatagttgTGTATTtatcacgcacacacacacacacacacacacacacacgcacacgcacacacacacacacacgcacacacacacacgcacgacagGAGTCGATGCCATTTTCGATTGTAGGCAGCAACACACTGCTGGAGGTCAACGGGAAGAGGGTGCGTGGGCGGCTGTATCCATGGGGTGTGGTCGAGGTGGAGAACAAGGACCACTGTGACTTTGTCAAACTCAGGAACATGCTCATCAGGTAAGAGCACATGTCATACGGTGGTAGGCTCTTCACTTCAGAGGCTTGCACGTACGTAGATAAGGTTGTCACCactaattaccgtatagcgcgaaattttcgaggcacttatatttcgtggattggcctctaaaagccatttcgttgcacaatgttcgcggaatgactgcttaccggaagccacgcctttagatcttgcacgttatagcaggtaaagaacgattttcgtggacttaattttcgtgtaggattgctaacccacgaaatccacgaaaatttcgcgctatacggtataatgtCTACCTATACAGTGTCATTAttcagggctgcattgagggggagcGAGGGGGGTAATTCGCCACCCCTGGGCACAGTTTCGccccccctaggatctggcagattcatttgtactgctataattctgatgacttcgcccctcctacatttttaaatTGCCTAATTCGCCCCCTttgatccaaaatcctggatgcagccctgtaATATTAGTGATATGCCTCAGCCACAACACTCCCAAAGAAACCTACCACACATGGTCTATCTAATACTTGTATTGCTGTGATTAGAGTTGCTCTGTTTGTGTGCACAGAACTCACATGCAAGATCTCAAGGACTATACTCAGGACATGCATTATGAGAACTTCAGAAAGAAGAAGCTGATAGAGGGATCTCCCGGTCATCAGTGAGTGAACCCATTTGtgacactcacacacacactcaccacacacacacacacacacacacacacacacacacacacacacacacacacacacacacacacacacacacacacacacacacacactcactcactctctcactacgcacacacacacacggcag contains these protein-coding regions:
- the LOC135339734 gene encoding septin-1-like isoform X2: MTDASQLGFANLPFLAHRKSVKKGFEFTLMVVGESGLGKSTLVQSLFLTNFFGNKNNPPAIERISQTVSIDATTVDIEEKGVKLRLTVVDTPGFGDAVNNTQCWQPVIDYVNEKYEQYLRDESGLNRRNIEDHRVHCCLYFINPIGHGLKPLDIEFMKQLHHLVNIIPVIAKADTLTAPELKKLKLRVMQEIRDNGIQVYTGEGDDDDEAEFRELRESMPFSIVGSNTLLEVNGKRVRGRLYPWGVVEVENKDHCDFVKLRNMLIRTHMQDLKDYTQDMHYENFRKKKLIEGSPGHHSMANVVTAAVSGGPDKTMVAKEREMDELRRQMAMLQAQLAAQQNTV
- the LOC135339734 gene encoding septin-1-like isoform X1, whose product is MTDASQLGFANLPFLAHRKSVKKGFEFTLMVVGESGLGKSTLVQSLFLTNFFGNKNNPPAIERISQTVSIDATTVDIEEKGVKLRLTVVDTPGFGDAVNNTQCQLQQGTLCNNWQPVIDYVNEKYEQYLRDESGLNRRNIEDHRVHCCLYFINPIGHGLKPLDIEFMKQLHHLVNIIPVIAKADTLTAPELKKLKLRVMQEIRDNGIQVYTGEGDDDDEAEFRELRESMPFSIVGSNTLLEVNGKRVRGRLYPWGVVEVENKDHCDFVKLRNMLIRTHMQDLKDYTQDMHYENFRKKKLIEGSPGHHSMANVVTAAVSGGPDKTMVAKEREMDELRRQMAMLQAQLAAQQNTV